The following are encoded in a window of Candidatus Methylomirabilis limnetica genomic DNA:
- a CDS encoding fumarylacetoacetate hydrolase family protein, with amino-acid sequence MTTASIKDQLTYPVRFLDGVSDARHIIGMGRSLGRSDEEIHKGLELRKVRWAYYALALGRHEIHDSGETLFIPRTVQRPDYEFEIALLLDRATKAGWTEEEAEDFLQEYGRVTILNDLSCRCLQAEDNLLGLGPARSKSILGKVLGPRFLPYAEFAKRNSHIVLRVNGEVRLEAQACTDSTLWTFPKISSYLSQQPLILEAGTLIGSGTFGGGSIAETSGKYPWLADGNTVDVVEMEVEGIGVLKNRFTRKSEEDG; translated from the coding sequence ATGACCACTGCCTCGATCAAAGACCAACTCACCTATCCGGTCAGATTCCTGGACGGCGTCTCCGATGCCAGACACATCATCGGCATGGGAAGGAGTCTAGGGAGGAGCGACGAGGAGATTCACAAAGGTCTCGAACTTCGCAAGGTCAGGTGGGCGTACTATGCGCTCGCCCTTGGCCGGCACGAGATCCATGACTCTGGCGAGACGCTGTTCATCCCGCGAACGGTCCAAAGACCGGACTACGAGTTCGAAATCGCTCTCCTTCTCGACCGGGCGACGAAGGCAGGGTGGACTGAAGAAGAGGCAGAGGATTTTCTGCAGGAGTATGGTCGCGTGACCATCCTCAACGATCTCTCCTGCCGGTGTCTTCAGGCAGAGGACAATCTACTTGGGCTTGGCCCTGCGCGGAGCAAGTCCATCCTTGGGAAGGTGCTCGGGCCGCGTTTTCTGCCGTATGCGGAGTTCGCGAAGCGAAACTCTCACATTGTCCTGCGGGTGAATGGCGAGGTTCGTCTGGAAGCCCAGGCATGCACCGACTCGACATTATGGACCTTTCCAAAAATCAGCTCCTACCTCTCTCAACAGCCCTTGATTCTCGAAGCCGGAACGCTCATCGGGTCCGGGACCTTTGGCGGCGGCTCGATCGCCGAAACGTCCGGGAAGTATCCCTGGCTTGCAGATGGAAATACGGTAGACGTCGTGGAGATGGAGGTCGAGGGGATTGGGGTCCTGAAAAACCGCTTCACGAGAAAGAGCGAAGAGGATGGATAG
- a CDS encoding tryptophanase, with the protein MTHRELRRELIARCGYNLFELKPSEICVDLLTDSGTTPLSEAQRKAVSRVLRKRRTNERAYAGNESAERLRAALREVFPDFPYVILVHQGRGAERVFCDGFIRSGLWTLPQDLWRQETPHQKRRRPIVIGNAPFDTTRGNIEAAEAEIIDATTRLWHDPNTPLPFKGNVDVELLDRSLIRDGDRMACTLITATCNTAAGQPVSTSNFGEVGLRTSSAGTLLVADIARIFLNAFLNKKNLPYDVGITIQGIVKQSLTPVDLCLMSAKKDALSPGGGCILMKDRALYEALLPYAILSEGGKDYGGMTTETMEAFGVGLKEGLNESFLEEYTGQVAYLGEGLKSAGWPMYEPFGGHAVYLDAGAALDHLAPDDLPGQACAVELYIECGVRACELGTAMAGRDPKTGKNRHPRFEFVRLALPRLRYTRDDLDRVIKGAERLWKRRRDIHGMMFVEPEPPGLRHFTATYKWK; encoded by the coding sequence ATGACGCATCGTGAGCTTCGTCGAGAGTTAATCGCCCGATGCGGCTACAATCTTTTTGAACTCAAGCCGTCGGAAATTTGCGTGGATCTCTTGACCGATTCTGGAACTACGCCGCTCTCTGAAGCGCAGCGGAAAGCCGTCTCACGAGTGCTCAGGAAGCGCAGAACGAATGAACGGGCGTATGCCGGCAACGAGAGCGCTGAGCGACTGCGAGCGGCACTTCGAGAGGTCTTCCCCGATTTTCCGTATGTGATTCTCGTCCATCAGGGGCGAGGAGCCGAGCGGGTGTTCTGCGATGGATTTATTCGATCAGGTCTCTGGACGTTACCCCAAGATCTTTGGAGGCAAGAGACACCGCATCAGAAGCGACGAAGGCCCATAGTTATCGGCAACGCTCCCTTTGATACGACTCGGGGCAACATCGAGGCGGCAGAGGCGGAGATCATTGACGCAACGACCCGCCTCTGGCATGATCCCAATACACCCTTGCCTTTCAAGGGCAATGTCGATGTTGAGCTACTCGATCGCTCGTTGATTCGTGATGGCGATCGCATGGCGTGCACGTTGATCACCGCAACGTGCAATACGGCGGCCGGGCAGCCAGTAAGTACGAGCAATTTCGGCGAGGTGGGGTTGCGGACCTCTTCGGCTGGAACGCTTCTCGTGGCCGACATCGCCAGGATCTTCCTGAACGCTTTTCTCAATAAGAAGAACCTCCCTTACGATGTCGGTATCACCATACAAGGAATCGTAAAGCAATCGTTGACGCCTGTCGACCTCTGTCTCATGTCCGCCAAGAAAGACGCGCTGAGTCCAGGCGGTGGGTGCATCCTTATGAAGGATCGCGCGCTCTACGAGGCCCTCCTACCCTACGCGATACTTTCTGAAGGGGGAAAGGATTACGGGGGCATGACCACCGAGACCATGGAAGCGTTTGGCGTAGGGCTGAAGGAAGGCCTCAACGAATCGTTTCTGGAAGAGTACACCGGGCAAGTTGCCTATCTCGGTGAGGGCTTGAAATCTGCCGGCTGGCCGATGTATGAGCCTTTCGGGGGACATGCGGTATACCTCGATGCAGGAGCTGCGTTGGACCACCTCGCACCGGACGACTTACCTGGTCAGGCTTGCGCGGTTGAACTCTACATCGAGTGTGGCGTCCGGGCCTGCGAGCTGGGCACCGCGATGGCCGGTCGCGATCCCAAGACGGGAAAGAACCGCCATCCCAGGTTTGAGTTTGTGCGGCTTGCGCTTCCACGCCTGCGCTATACACGAGACGACCTTGACCGCGTCATCAAGGGCGCAGAGCGATTGTGGAAACGACGGCGCGACATCCATGGAATGATGTTTGTCGAACCTGAACCGCCAGGCCTCAGACACTTTACCGCAACATATAAATGGAAGTGA
- a CDS encoding homogentisate 1,2-dioxygenase domain-containing protein, with amino-acid sequence MAENVPKMVNLTRTERRVRSDYQTALTDWHSTGRPPRGLSSYKLEFGTELLMEHPPTAIVESATIPADHPLFKAHVERPIGESRPLQRQAFHVAEMATSGSFVPILSSNDVTIWVCNGDFGEAGKWQPPSRHADCDELYFVHRAHHPLSLITDFGLLKEVREGDFVFLPRGTTYSFLFTGRVSILLYEIPKRLFRPYDYWMGDQQPWPFSPAAPIPPEPKPLAGLHPPLSGDEATQVVVKRRLGGFTLLKYAASVFDVVAWEGEVWPFILRLNDIVALSSPHVHLDPKKLTVFVSEDEGMALQVFLPRWIHSLPYHHLNWVDEVLFNHKGYSARPEITDGFMTLHPVGLAHGPDLKLLANIARKEIPSPKDLHFLEEIAVMVESRSPFVVLKDAENVELKGYDQSWYQQSLESNYSGV; translated from the coding sequence ATGGCTGAGAATGTGCCAAAGATGGTGAATCTGACACGGACCGAGCGACGGGTCCGGTCTGATTACCAGACAGCTCTTACGGACTGGCACTCTACTGGCCGTCCTCCGAGGGGCCTTTCGAGCTACAAGCTCGAGTTCGGCACGGAACTCCTGATGGAGCACCCTCCAACCGCCATCGTCGAAAGCGCGACGATTCCCGCCGACCACCCCTTGTTCAAAGCACACGTCGAACGGCCAATAGGGGAAAGTCGCCCTCTCCAGAGGCAAGCCTTTCACGTAGCAGAGATGGCCACGTCCGGCTCCTTCGTCCCCATCCTCTCAAGTAACGATGTCACCATTTGGGTCTGCAATGGTGATTTCGGGGAAGCCGGGAAGTGGCAACCGCCCTCTCGTCATGCGGACTGCGATGAACTCTATTTTGTCCATCGAGCCCACCATCCCCTGAGCCTCATTACCGATTTCGGACTGCTCAAGGAAGTTCGGGAGGGCGATTTCGTTTTTCTGCCCCGAGGTACCACCTATTCGTTTCTCTTTACCGGAAGGGTTTCTATCCTCCTCTACGAAATCCCGAAACGGCTGTTTCGCCCCTACGACTACTGGATGGGGGATCAGCAGCCCTGGCCCTTTTCGCCGGCTGCTCCGATTCCGCCAGAACCGAAGCCTCTTGCTGGGCTCCATCCGCCGCTCAGCGGCGACGAGGCCACACAGGTTGTCGTCAAAAGACGGCTGGGCGGTTTCACGTTGCTCAAATATGCAGCGTCGGTCTTCGATGTCGTGGCGTGGGAGGGAGAGGTGTGGCCATTCATCTTGCGCCTCAACGATATAGTTGCGCTGTCCTCACCACACGTTCATCTCGATCCGAAGAAGCTCACCGTCTTCGTAAGCGAGGATGAAGGAATGGCATTGCAGGTTTTCCTGCCCCGGTGGATCCACAGCCTGCCGTATCACCATCTCAACTGGGTGGATGAGGTTCTCTTCAACCACAAGGGGTACAGCGCGCGGCCCGAGATCACCGACGGCTTCATGACCTTACATCCGGTCGGTCTGGCCCATGGCCCAGATTTGAAACTCCTGGCCAACATCGCCCGGAAAGAGATACCCAGCCCAAAGGACCTGCATTTCCTGGAAGAGATCGCCGTGATGGTGGAATCCAGGTCGCCGTTCGTTGTCCTGAAGGATGCGGAGAATGTGGAATTGAAGGGGTACGACCAATCCTGGTACCA